From Psychroflexus torquis ATCC 700755, the proteins below share one genomic window:
- a CDS encoding DUF6952 family protein, with protein sequence MKLPVIKHFQKNNDAQKLEHTIEVLESFCEHRSVTDEEMDIIGEIITNIAGAIEMDKMVKDGMSEKDAGNTFAKRVLGSIDK encoded by the coding sequence ATGAAGTTACCAGTAATTAAACATTTTCAAAAGAATAACGATGCTCAGAAATTAGAGCATACTATTGAGGTTTTAGAATCTTTTTGTGAACATAGATCCGTTACAGATGAAGAAATGGACATTATAGGCGAAATCATAACAAATATCGCTGGAGCCATAGAAATGGATAAAATGGTTAAAGATGGCATGTCAGAAAAAGACGCAGGCAATACTTTTGCAAAAAGAGTTTTGGGTTCCATAGACAAATAG